A window of Silurus meridionalis isolate SWU-2019-XX chromosome 4, ASM1480568v1, whole genome shotgun sequence contains these coding sequences:
- the mdc1 gene encoding LOW QUALITY PROTEIN: mediator of DNA damage checkpoint protein 1 (The sequence of the model RefSeq protein was modified relative to this genomic sequence to represent the inferred CDS: inserted 2 bases in 1 codon; deleted 4 bases in 2 codons; substituted 1 base at 1 genomic stop codon): protein MDATQQIEDSFFGEEDNSDHEHDLEEGKRQRKPLALLKVLKNNHVPETEVPLYQGENVLGRDPTSCSVPIEARSISSRHAVISVSTFGANDPRGHNEATEALLWDLGSLNGTRKGRLKLTPHVRYALTEGDGVVLADLPCQYVVLNNAERSTVTSAADGGRGKAKGQTSGCSGSKGVENGSKKNNALPPVPVWPVEAKSPSSTTPKKPERTLVPESESDSDGEKHTRRDRRRIVDSDSASSDFSSPTCSTFLTPANKVIPESEDESSITPSPALQGRLVKTENDPEVSADSSKPDPLLFNIDSDSDVEDEDVEAAKVTPGTEAAPPSGAGAKNPVGLHMDSDTDVEEDLMEKDKKDPNVLAAPVKQDSVNPAALNMDSDTDVEEDELVKTDTTEKKETASSGQFHLESDTDVEEDVMEKDKKDPNVLAAPVKQDSVNPAALNMDSDTDVEEDEPVKTDTTEKKETAVLQFHLESDTGVEEDVMEKDKNDPKILEAPVVQDSVNPAALNMDSDTDIEEDEPVKTDTIDKKKTANSGQFHLESDTDVEDEDVPHIQDSRPKLSHVAELNMNSDTDVEEEEVKGTGKAKEPPLDDMTDGKDGRILGHQSDSDTDVEDDVTEIRTPAAAKETGSSQTRSDIQNASERSTDARHESPVQAQHPAETVQEEFRLDSDTDVEEDEEKTEEKEQKSATEAAVVHIVHSSTPRGAGLSEEMEMEAFLSPTQLFKRPVLPSLLHPSVSPGALGHSDDEFAVAETQSFVCDAAQADATLDETPPSPVSVESRRSDGASSFQLGLSDSSHQLPEAREHNREPAEDDWQLQATQLYAMKNSEDSTKAGQTQPDLDATQAYTDVTEIDEEEDVGKKEGKGEQDTHTAEKVLIKHSAWKDENSDVVVSEPEKTTEEDEEMRVDSHLSTADTLLIVRSPRQEEQTQAGVFLAAQSKKEQEETETVEHGSRDKELQETEKARNESAELKNDEGQAKKEKSEVIRVGPEEEPLQIDDLAQVAVAGTLPMSEEEDEEDEEQPIETSSNRGTHSAKVDLAYVAVAETLPMCEDEDGEDEEQPIETSSNRGTHSAKVDLAYVAVAETLPMCEEEDGEELIEPSSKRPKQPAKVESTQPLELDDLTHVAVAKTLPMCEVEEGKDEEQLAEPSSSRPMQPAEVESTQPLELEDLTHVATAETLPMCKEEEQIKPSRRPGRRRPPAGAVPKQSIKSDQEDKEGQEGDQKSEATFTRRSSMRRIGAKAKPVESRTTIPETLPMNEEEEEQEEKGLSETKPGRKSSRRRTTSKPESTQPLKPETVKMDEEEGEQDSKRCLRGKGRAASGKGKPVGKKGKREKGEQDSGSEAEEDRGNKGRRRKDLRQKSKDDDEARITESEEIEHLKRQEEEEERKILQRKKEEEEAREREEREESMRLEKEREEREEREKREQEKRIDXKRENREEKKEEEEIKAREEKERVKEKQLEKERREQEEKERQEQERMEREKWKGKKRKARKEKRERQALEEELERERKNEKXREDRERKRESEERTARERNEGREGKTGKGNGTEEEGKESKDNEKGMEKEEGQAPGKRKTWLGRKGKKSIKGEEQKLEEGTEERVETDQDFSEKQKQEDKTVSGKKREDEQPESDAKPRRGRRTTRKSVAPPADVEDEGGPAKRTRSRSNSSNSVCSEQSTQDSLSEGRKRWGRRKTAEEVNEKSSVSGRRTCTAPSREREDTKQAARSRSNSRSSERSSSSVGTRSQGRGGKRRKTLKAEEQEGKEVEVGKQSAAVGRGRGRGRARGGKHPGPNVIKAETAGELEEPKPEVPAVSKDSVTSPSSSRGRKRGTDVLVLTPETPQPTPKTPRRSITGPTHKVLFTGVVDEDGEKVVTRLGGSLAKGVGDMTHLVTDKVRRTVKFLCAVARGVPIVTPDWLRKCGKAGSFLSPNGFLVKDVEQEKRFNFSLQDALRAASSQTLLQGYEIHVTPSVKPEPAQMKEIITCCGARFLPKMPSAHKAQTIVVVSCEEDRALCERARSLALPVVSAEFLLTGILQQKADVQTHALSLSPAAAAAAAQTKPAARSRGK from the exons ATGGACGCCACCCAGCAGATCGAGGACTCCTTCTTCGGAGAGGAGGATAACTCTGATCATGAGCATGACCTGGAAGAAGGAAAAAGGCAAAGAAAGCCATTGGCTTTACTgaaagttttaaaaaacaacCACGTTCCAGAGACAG AGGTGCCTCTCTACCAAGGAGAGAATGTTTTAGGAAGAGATCCTACATCGTGCTCTGTGCCGATCGAAGCCCGTTCCATATCCAGCCGTCATGCCGTCATCTCCGTTTCCACGTTCGGTGCTAACGACCCTCGTGGTCACAATGAAGCTACAGAAGCCCTGCTGTGGGACCTGGGCAGCTTAAACGGCACCAGGAAGGGTCGGCTTAAACTGACCCCACACGTACGCTATGCGCTGACTGAAGGAGACGGCGTGGTGCTCGCCGATCTGCCCTGCCAGTACGTCGTCTTAAACAACGCAGAAAGGAGCACGGTTACGTCCGCAGCTGacggagggagagggaaagCGAAGGGTCAGACGTCCGGTTGCAGCGGCTCCAAAGGAGTGGAGAACGGTTCGAAGAAGAATAATGCGCTACCTCCTGTTCCAGTGTGGCCTGTTGAAGCGAAAAGTCCGTCGTCGACGACCCCTAAGAAGCCAGAGAGGACCCTGGTGCCTGAGTCGGAATCAGATTCTGATGGCGAGAAGCATACAAGAAGAGACAGGAGGAGGATTGTGG ACTCCGACTCTGCGTCTTCTGATTTTTCCAGCCCAACATGTTCGACATTCCTGACTCCAGCAAACAAAGTCATTCCAGAGAG TGAAGATGAGAGCTCCATTACTCCATCCCCAGCACTGCAGGGGAGACTTGTAAAGACTGAGAACGACCCTGAAGTCTCTGCAGACTCCTCGAAACCTGACCCGCTCCTCTTCAACATAGACAGCGATTCGGACGTTGAGGACGAAGACGTTGAAGCGGCAAAAGTGACGCCGGGAACCGAGGCTGCTCCCCCATCTGGAGCGGGCGCTAAAAATCCTGTCGGTCTGCACATGGACAGCGACACCGATGTAGAGGAGGACTTAatggaaaaagacaaaaaggatCCCAATGTTTTGGCGGCACCCGTGAAACAGGACTCTGTAAATCCGGCCGCACTGAACATGGACAGCGATACCGACGTAGAGGAGGACGAGCTGGTTAAAACAGACACCACGGAGAAGAAAGAAACTGCGAGTTCTGGCCAGTTCCACTTAGAGAGCGACACCGACGTAGAGGAGGACGTAatggaaaaagacaaaaaggatCCCAATGTTTTGGCGGCACCCGTGAAACAGGACTCTGTAAATCCGGCCGCACTGAACATGGACAGCGATACCGACGTAGAGGAGGACGAGCCGGTTAAAACAGACACCACGGAGAAGAAAGAAACTGCGGTTCTG CAGTTCCACTTAGAGAGCGACACCGGCGTAGAGGAGGACGTAatggaaaaagacaaaaacgaTCCCAAAATTTTGGAGGCACCCGTGGTACAGGACTCGGTAAATCCGGCTGCACTGAACATGGACAGCGATACCGACATAGAGGAGGACGAGCCGGTTAAAACAGACACCATTGACAAGAAAAAAACTGCCAATTCTGGCCAGTTCCACTTAGAGAGCGACACCGATGTAGAGGACGAGGATGTCCCTCATATCCAAGATTCCCGACCCAAACTGAGTCACGTGGCGGAGCTCAACATGAACAGCGACACTGAtgtagaagaagaggaggtTAAAGGGACAGGAAAAGCTAAGGAGCCACCATTAGACGACATGACAGATGGCAAAGACGGCAGAATTTTAGGTCATCAGTCAGACAGCGATACAGATGTGGAGGATGATGTCACTGAGATCAGAACTCCTGCTGCAGCCAAGGAAACAGGAAGCTCTCAGACACGTTCAGATATCCAGAACGCTAGTGAACGCAGCACAGACGCACGACACGAGAGTCCTGTTCAAGCCCAGCATCCTGCTGAAACAGTGCAGGAGGAGTTCAGACTGGACAGCGACACAGAcgtggaggaggatgaagagaagACCGAGGAGAAAGAACAGAAGTCAGCAACAGAAGCTGCAGTCGTACACATTGTCCATTCGTCTACACCAAGAGGAGCAG GCTTGTCTGAGGAGATGGAAATGGAAGCATTCCTCAGTCCAACTCAGCTGTTCAAAC gGCCGGTTCTCCCCTCTCTGCTTCACCCGTCCGTCTCTCCTGGAGCGCTCGGTCACAGTGATGATGAATTTGCTGTGGCTGAAACTCAGTCCTTTGTGTGTGATGCTGCTCAAGCTGACGCTACTCTCGACGAGACGCCGCCGTCGCCGGTTAGTGTGGAATCGCGGCGCTCAGACGGAGCCTCGTCCTTCCAGCTGGGCCTATCAGACAGCAGCCATCAACTGCCAGAAGCTCGAGAGCATAACCGGGAACCTGCAGAGGACGACTGGCAGCTGCAGGCAACTCAGTTATACG CGATGAAAAATTCAGAAGACAGTACTAAAGCTGGGCAAACGCAGCCGGATCTGGATGCTACGCAGGCTTACACCGATGTGACGGAAAtagatgaggaggaagatgttggaaaaaaagagggaaaaggaGAACAAGACACTCATACTGCTGAAAAAGTGCTCATCAAACACAGCGCGTGGAAAGACGAGAACAGTGACGTCGTCGTTAGTGAACCGGAAAAAACGacggaagaggatgaagagatgCGAGTGGATTCGCATCTCTCCACTGCAGACACTCTGCTGATCGTCAGGAGCCCGAGGCAGGAGGAGCAGACTCAAGCCGGCGTCTTCCTCGCAGCCCAAAGTAAAAAAGaacaggaggagacagagactGTGGAACATGGGAGCAGGGATAAGGAGCtgcaagagacagagaaggcTCGAAATGAAAGTGCGGAGCTGAAGAATGATGAAGGGCAAGCgaagaaagagaagagtgaAGTAATTAGAGTTGGACCAGAAGAGGAGCCTCTCCAGATTGATGATCTCGCTCAGGTTGCTGTTGCCGGAACGCTGCCTATGagtgaggaagaagatgaagaggatgaggagCAACCGATTGAAACAAGCTCAAACAGAGGAACCCATTCTGCTAAGGTTGACCTCGCTTATGTTGCTGTTGCTGAAACGCTGCCTATGTGtgaggatgaagatggagaGGATGAAGAGCAACCGATTGAAACAAGCTCAAACAGAGGAACCCATTCTGCTAAGGTTGACCTCGCTTATGTTGCTGTTGCTGAAACGCTGCCTATGTGTGAGGAAGAAGATGGAGAGGAGCTGATTGAACCTAGCTCTAAAAGACCAAAGCAGCCTGCTAAGGTTGAATCAACACAACCTCTTGAGCTTGATGATCTCACTCATGTTGCTGTTGCCAAAACGCTTCCTATGTGTGAGGTAGAAGAGGGAAAGGACGAAGAGCAGCTGGCTGAACCGAGCTCCAGCAGACCAATGCAGCCTGCTGAGGTTGAATCAACACAGCCTCTTGAGCTTGAAGATCTCACTCATGTTGCTACAGCCGAAACACTGCCTATGTGTAAGGAAGAAGAGCAGATTAAACCTAGCAGACGCCCTGGCAGGAGGAGACCGCCTGCTGGTGCTGTGCCAAAACAGAGCATCAAGTCTGATCAGGAGGATAAAGAGGGGCAAGAGGGAGACCAAAAGAGTGAAGCAACATTTACTAGGAGGTCCAGTATGAGGAGAATCGGTGCGAAGGCGAAGCCGGTTGAGTCGCGCACTACCATTCCTGAAACCCTACCGATgaatgaagaagaggaggaacaGGAGGAAAAGGGACTGAGTGAAACCAAACCCGGTAGAAAATCTAGCCGAAGAAGAACGACCTCTAAACCTGAGTCTACACAACCTCTCAAGCCTGAAACTGTGAAGATGGATGAAGAAGAGGGCGAGCAAGACTCTAAAAGGTGCCTGAGAGGAAAAGGAAGAGCAGCATCTGGAAAGGGTAAACCCGTTGGGAAGAAGGGAAAGCGAGAGAAAGGAGAGCAAGATTCAGGCAGTGAAGCGGAGGAGGACAGAGGGAATAAAGGAAGACGACGAAAGGATCTGAGGCAGAAATCTAAAGATGATGACGAGGCCAGAATCACAGAAAGCGAAGAAATCGAACATTTAAAAAggcaagaggaagaggaggaaagaaagatactgcagaggaagaaggaggaagaggaagctagagagagggaggaaagagaagagagCATGAGACTGGAGAAGGAaagggaggagagagaagaaCGTGAAAAGAGGGAGCAGGAGAAAAGGATAGATTGAAAAAGAGAGAAtagagaggagaagaaggaagaggaagagataAAAGCaagggaggagaaggaaagggtC AAGGAGAAGCAGCTGGAAAAGGAAAGGAGAGagcaagaagagaaagaaaggcaggAACAAGagaggatggaaagagaaaaatggaaagggaagaaaagaaaagctagaaaagaaaagagagaaagacaagcGCTTGAGGAAGAGCTTGAAAGAGAACGGAAAAACGAGAA AAGAGAGGATCGcgagagaaaaagggagagtGAAGAGAGAAcagcaagagaaagaaatgagggaagagaaggaaaaacaggaaaaggaaatggaacagaggaagaaggaaaagagagcaAAGACAATGAGAAGGGTATGGAAAAAGAAGAGGGACAAGCACCAGGAAAACGGAAAACATGGCTAggaagaaaggggaaaaaaagcataaaagggGAGGAGCAAAAATTAGAAGAAGGAACTGAGGAAAGAGTGGAGACTGATCAAGATTTCagtgagaaacaaaaacaagaagatAAAACAGTGAGCGGTAAAAAGCGAGAGGATGAACAACCCGAGAGTGACGCAAAACCCAGACGAGGCCGACGCACCACCAGAAAATCTGTTGCGCCCCCTGCTGACGTGGAGGACGAAGGCGGTCCGGCTAAAAGAACTCGTTCGCGCTCTAACTCCTCAAACTCTGTCTGCTCGGAGCAGTCCACTCAGGATAGCCTGAGcgaaggaagaaaaagatggGGAAGGAGAAAAACTGCTGAAGAGGTGAATGAGAAAAGCAGTGTATCAGGCAGAAGAACATGCACAGCGCCCTCTAGAGAGAGGGAGGACACAAAACAGGCTGCTCGTTCTCGCTCCAACTCCAGGAGCTCCGAACGATCCAGCAGCAGCGTAGGCACTCGGAGCCAAGGCAGAGGAGGGAAAAGGAGGAAAACTTTAAAAGCTGAGGAGCAGGAAGGAAAGGAGGTGGAAGTGGGAAAACAGTCAGCAGCTGTAGGGAGAGGAAGAGGACGTGGAAGAGCACGAGGTGGGAAACATCCCGGTCCAAATGTCATAAAAGCGGAGACTGCTGGTGAGCTCGAGGAGCCTAAACCCGAGGTCCCAGCCGTTTCCAAGGACAGTGTTACGAGCCCGAGCAGCAGCAGGGGGCGTAAAAGAGGTACTGATGTTTTAGTGCTGACGCCAGAAACTCCTCAGCCGACTCCTAAAACCCCTAGGCGCTCTATAACCGGACCGACACACAAG GTTCTATTTACAGGAGTAGTGGATGAGGACGGGGAAAAGGTGGTGACGCGTCTGGGTGGAAGCCTGGCCAAAGGCGTAGGCGATATGACCCACCTAGTGACGGATAAAGTCCGTCGGACCGTGAAGTTTCTGTGCGCCGTGGCCAGAGGAGTGCCGATCGTAACCCCTGATTGGCTGAGAAAG TGTGGTAAAGCCGGAAGCTTCCTCTCACCTAATGGATTCCTAGTAAAAGATGTAGAGCAGGAGAAGAGATTTAACTTCAGTCTACAAGATGCTCTAAGAGCAGCCAGCTCTCAGACTTTATTGCAG GGCTATGAAATCCATGTAACGCCCTCTGTGAAACCCGAACCGGCTCAGATGAAAGAAATCATCACCTGCTGTGGGGCACGCTTTCTTCCCAAAATGCCCTCCGCCCACAAG GCTCAGACCATAGTGGTGGTGTCGTGTGAAGAGGATCGGGCGTTGTGCGAAAGAGCTCGGAGTTTGGCTCTTCCCGTGGTCAGCGCCGAGTTCCTGCTGACCGGCATCCTGCAGCAAAAAGCAGACGTCCAAACACACGCGCTGTCTCTTTcgcctgctgctgctgctgctgctgcgcaGACAAAACCTGCTGCACGCAGCCGGGGAAAGTAG
- the si:dkeyp-77h1.4 gene encoding uncharacterized protein si:dkeyp-77h1.4, translating to MRIYSLQSRSTMESLRVLCFSMLLCVAFTETLNVHDEEVFLNEDFHILLPTGPANLIFKPRIGPAGDGLEMMKDGVVVSPRVKLNQALSHLILENVGESDEGLYVISSEQKPEDTKQINLIVRDCTMEMNVIYGADFQISLIGVATPISVGFRPRAVEANQTSDPAKQLLTADETLIEGYEGRIRSTEQRFVLRGVTVADEGSYTITDANDKVNKKICLNVKEHQKFLRVSYGGTFKMNLHLNSSSARLIYSPDSSGSNNNNQLVIMEKGELTLPPERDLEGRFSVEDTVCILENVKTSDAGLYQVTDLQGFTVSKVYLGVEPYRLPNVFVAVISLVALLVVLLLVCLVSCLVKVRRRAMKARAIEKIAKNAGKEEGGAFRQVVKEACSRQTDEAPALSQKEDITEKSQSTEISIKGLEVSAKDTSILEKNLETSDSGVGFTTAGLPLDSDTEALTVPIQESDFLTSSVASDTKPTAKQDSKLTVSSPPKPATTPEVKTPSETQVSATLKPAPSPEPKLSVTPTKETKTISPTPESKPSLSPSLEPKTTPAPEVKPPPSPEPPKAMTPTPDPKLAVTPTKMAVSPASDLTPTKPDATPSAPAAAATPDTKPTLSLTPEPKPALSPTPDEKPTTNGTLESTPAIGSSESNALPAKTPETEKSSAKVPEVISPEGTAPEAEQASASDGAASSGVEETSTT from the exons ATGCGGATCTACTCACTGCAGTCAAG ATCCACTATGGAGAGCCTGAGAGTCTTGTGTTTCAGCATGCTGCTGTGTGTGG CGTTCACTGAAACTTTGAATG TGCACGATGAGGAGGTGTTCTTGAACGAGGATTTTCACATCTTGTTGCCTACGGGCCCTGCTAACTTGATCTTCAAGCCCAGGATTGGTCCAGCAGGTGACGGACTAGAGATGATGAAGGACGGGGTCGTGGTAAGCCCGCGGGTCAAGCTGAACCAGGCTTTGAGCCACCTGATTCTGGAGAATGTTGGAGAAAGTGATGAGGGACTATACGTTATCAGTTCCGAGCAAAAGCCTGaggacaccaaacagattaATCTCATCGTCAGAG ATTGCACGATGGAGATGAACGTAATTTACGGAGCCGATTTCCAGATTTCGCTGATTGGTGTCGCTACTCCTATAAGTGTGGGCTTTCGTCCCAGGGCTGTGGAGGCCAATCAGACATCTGATCCAGCAAAACAGCTCCTGACAGCTGATGAAACTTTAATTGAGGGCTACGAGGGCCGCATCAGAAGCACTGAGCAGCGTTTTGTCCTGAGAGGTGTGACTGTGGCTGATGAAGGCAGCTACACCATCACTGATGCAAATGACAAAGTAAACAAGAAGATCTGCCTTAATGTGAAAG AGCATCAGAAGTTTCTCAGAGTGTCATACGGGggcacatttaaaatgaatctCCACTTAAACAGTTCCTCTGCCCGTCTGATCTACTCACCTGACTCCAGCGgatcaaacaacaacaaccaatTGGTGATTATGGAGAAGGGCGAGCTGACCCTGCCTCCAGAACGTGACCTGGAGGGACGATTCTCTGTGGAGGACACGGTGTGCATCCTGGAGAATGTGAAGACAAGTGATGCAGGACTGTATCAGGTTACTGATCTACAGGGCTTCACCGTGTCCAAAGTCTACTTGGGAGTGGAAC CATACAGGCTGCCTAATGTCTTTGTGGCAGTGATTTCTCTGGTGGCTTTGCTGGTGGTGCTGCTGCTAGTGTGTTTGGTGTCGTGTTTGGTGAAGGTGCGCAGAAGGGCAATGAAAGCCCGAGCCATCGAAAAGATCGCAAAAAATGCTGGCAAAGAGGAAGGGGGTGCCTTTAGACAG GTAGTGAAGGAAGCATGCTCCCGCCAAACTGATGAGGCTCCGGCTCTCTCACAAAAAGAAGATATTACAGAGAAATCCCAGAGTACTGAAATCAGCATTAAG GGTCTGGAAGTGTCTGCAAAAGATACAAGTATCCTTGAAAAAAACCTAGAGACCAGCGACTCAGGAGTAGGTTTCACTACTGCTGGTCTCCCACTGGACAGTGATACTGAGGCACTAACAGTACCCATTCAAGAATCTGATTTCCTGACATCCTCTGTTGCCTCTGATACCAAACCAACTGCCAAGCAAGACTCCAAACTTACTGTGTCTTCACCTCCCAAACCTGCAACAACCCCTGAGGTGAAGACGCCATCTGAAACACAAGTTTCCGCAACTCTGAAACCTGCACCATCTCCTGAACCCAAACTCTCAGTAACAccaacaaaagaaacaaaaaccatCTCACCCACTCCTGAGTCAAAACCGAGCTTGAGCCCATCTCTAGAACCTAAAACCACCCCAGCACCAGAAGTCAAACCACCTCCAAGTCCTGAACCCCCAAAAGCAATGACACCAACACCTGACCCGAAACTAGCTGTCACTCCGACTAAAATGGCAGTGTCTCCAGCTTCTGATCTTACACCAACCAAACCTGATGCCACACCATCTGCACCAGCTGCTGCTGCAACTCCTGACACCAAGCCTACCCTCTCTCTGACTCCAGAACCCAAACCAGCTCTCTCACCAACTCCTGATGAAAAACCAACCACCAATGGTACCCTTGAGTCCACCCCAGCTATAGGATCTTCTGAGTCAAATGCACTCCCTGCAAAAACCCCAGAGACTGAGAAAAGCTCCGCAAAAGTACCTGAGGTCATCTCACCCGAGGGTACAGCTCCAGAGGCTGAGCAAGCCTCTGCCAGCGATGGTGCTGCTTCCTCAGGAGTGGAGGAAACTTCTACCACCTGA